Proteins encoded in a region of the Drosophila busckii strain San Diego stock center, stock number 13000-0081.31 chromosome 2L, ASM1175060v1, whole genome shotgun sequence genome:
- the LOC108606208 gene encoding uncharacterized protein LOC108606208 — MQTLRKLSRCMREQRLIKHQKLLLTQPYRLTSWSRLSKSILADVDEQEELEHEEEHLRYAGYPILGNRFANLFYMPQSVGPAYQDLVTTTDQFDLCKYHESIDWKRIKPINAQVVRCPKLLLPDLKEIFDIPCHKFKEPSKFSIFNLYFDTELNSAIKSFVLIASRYSMEFMQDGYWADFVNPFTGRAYFRPAADRKLINESRLLGHNMIFKSNNGCTSIEEARKCKFAGAIFTDVPISFFE; from the coding sequence atgcaaacattgcGAAAACTTTCACGCTGCATGCGGGAGCAGCGCCTAATAAAGcatcaaaaattgttattgacaCAGCCATATCGCCTCACCAGTTGGAGTCGTTTGTCCAAATCCATATTGGCTGACGTAGATGAGCAGGAGGAGCTGGAGCACGAGGAGGAGCATCTACGCTATGCTGGCTATCCCATATTGGGCAATCGCTTTGCCAATTTATTCTACATGCCACAGAGTGTGGGTCCTGCCTATCAGGATCTGGTAACGACAACAGatcaatttgatttgtgcaAATACCACGAGTCAATCGATTGGAAGCGCATTAAGCCCATCAATGCGCAGGTGGTGCGCTGCcccaagctgctgttgcccgATCTGAAAGAGATCTTCGACATACCCTGCCATAAGTTCAAGGAGCCCAGCAAGTTCAGCATATTCAATCTATACTTTGACACTGAATTGAATAGCGCCATCAAATCGTTTGTCTTGATTGCCTCACGATATTCCATGGAGTTCATGCAAGATGGCTATTGGGCGGATTTTGTTAACCCATTTACGGGGCGTGCCTACTTCAGGCCCGCTGCTGATCGCAAACTGATTAATGAGTCTCGCTTGCTTGGCCACAACATGATCTTCAAGAGCAACAACGGTTGCACCAGTATCGAAGAGGCCAGGAAATGCAAATTCGCCGGCGCCATATTCACCGATGTGCCCATTAGTTTTTTTGAATAG
- the LOC108606212 gene encoding transcription initiation factor TFIID subunit 10 isoform X1 produces MASDGEDMNMTPTESEVSAAETENESEDNLHIDAQSDEETDEESLEVEEVPVTSEEVEMDELLTQLEDYAPTMPDALTLSIMQGCGFGAVDPRIVRIVSVCAQKFISDIANDALQHCKTRTTNIQHSSGHSSNKVDKKNPKDRKYTLAMEDLLPALADHGITMRKPQYFV; encoded by the exons ATGGCTTCTGATGGTGAGGATATGAACATGACGCCTACAGAAAGTGAGGTTTCTGCAGCTGAGACTGAAAATGAGTCGGAGGATAATCTGCACATAGACGCACAGTCAGATGAGGAGACAGACGAAGAAAGCTTGGAAGTAGAAGAAGTGCCAGTGACCAGTGAAGAGGTGGAAATGGATGAGCTATTAACTCAATTAGAGGACTATGCACCCACTATGCCAGATGCACTTACACTGAGCATTATGCAAGGT TGTGGCTTTGGTGCTGTCGATCCGCGAATAGTGCGTATTGTGTCTGTATGCGCCCAGAAGTTCATCTCGGATATTGCCAATGATGCACTCCAGCACTGCAAGACACGTACCACTAACATTCAACATTCCAGTGGCCATAGCTCCAACAAGGTG GACAAGAAGAATCCCAAAGATCGGAAGTACACACTGGCCATGGAGGATTTGTTACCAGCTTTGGCGGATCATGGTATAACAATGCGTAAACCGCAATACTTTGTTTAG
- the LOC108606212 gene encoding transcription initiation factor TFIID subunit 10 isoform X2: MASDGEDMNMTPTESEVSAAETENESEDNLHIDAQSDEETDEESLEVEEVPVTSEEVEMDELLTQLEDYAPTMPDALTLSIMQGCGFGAVDPRIVRIVSVCAQKFISDIANDALQHCKTRTTNIQHSSGHSSNKDKKNPKDRKYTLAMEDLLPALADHGITMRKPQYFV, from the exons ATGGCTTCTGATGGTGAGGATATGAACATGACGCCTACAGAAAGTGAGGTTTCTGCAGCTGAGACTGAAAATGAGTCGGAGGATAATCTGCACATAGACGCACAGTCAGATGAGGAGACAGACGAAGAAAGCTTGGAAGTAGAAGAAGTGCCAGTGACCAGTGAAGAGGTGGAAATGGATGAGCTATTAACTCAATTAGAGGACTATGCACCCACTATGCCAGATGCACTTACACTGAGCATTATGCAAGGT TGTGGCTTTGGTGCTGTCGATCCGCGAATAGTGCGTATTGTGTCTGTATGCGCCCAGAAGTTCATCTCGGATATTGCCAATGATGCACTCCAGCACTGCAAGACACGTACCACTAACATTCAACATTCCAGTGGCCATAGCTCCAACAAG GACAAGAAGAATCCCAAAGATCGGAAGTACACACTGGCCATGGAGGATTTGTTACCAGCTTTGGCGGATCATGGTATAACAATGCGTAAACCGCAATACTTTGTTTAG
- the LOC108606165 gene encoding uncharacterized protein LOC108606165, with product MLSIHCTLLISCLGLLAAYPIETPDKLKAKRAAEPVNYPDLTNGLSDAEVESTLNGLSLEDLNALNKLLDDANNGPMEAIASFSGRHRQGKQQHHQAKLDMVAIEEKSPYDDGCHDEDEPEKEPCQKKPDCPTTKRCTGTTPSTCSTKSCGYKSYMDSDSPSYGGKRKKQRKQHPENECDADDPLCLQRYQLKQAQKFNNLQDYNDPLDEQIKLDGLEQLADEIKRAELPPMDKELDAWNGKDEPSAPDVYHTDDKKLSAQHMEDNSAQLNEYKDFKELPKRDHNHKMYDDDSQLVSHRQQAQLKPAAQERLDESNERSYNEREPELVRQKKEEHKLSRQLEELEETLPLNAAATAAPLQGAANDERESEPQPLAYNNNNEGDSFIASNVRDPPRYFIQTPEGSISSINQQGLSRLRLDKAQSELLNQLSSEEQQQQLQRYKRGSHKTDDAPANTDESYMKKLMDSFPRDQGSQSEMNIALRLADSTHLRFKRC from the exons ATGTTGTCGATTCACTGCACATTGCTCATAAGCTGCCTTGGCTTACTGGCAGCCTATCCAATA gAAACTCCTGATAAATTGAAAGCCAAGCGTGCAGCTGAGCCAGTTAACTATCCTGATCTGACGAATGGCCTAAGCGATGCTGAGGTGGAGTCTACGCTTAATGGGCTTTCGCTTGAAGATCTCAATGCGCTGAACAAGCTGCTCGATGATGCCAACAATGGACCCATGGAGGCCATTGCCAGCTTCAGCGGACGCCATAGgcaaggcaagcagcagcaccatcAAGCCAAGCTGGATATGGTGGCTATAGAGGAAAAGTCGCCATACGATGATGGCTGCCATGATGAGGATGAGCCCGAGAAGGAGCCGTGCCAGAAGAAACCAGACTGTCCAACTACCAAACGCTGCACTGGCACGACGCCTTCAACTTGCAGCACCAAGTCCTGTGGCTATAAGAGCTATATGGATAGCGATAGCCCCAGCTATGGCGGCAAGAGGAagaagcagcgcaagcagcatCCGGAAAACGAATGCGATGCTGATGATCCGCTCTGCTTGCAGCGCTATCAGCTGAAGCAAGcgcaaaagtttaataatCTGCAGGATTACAACGATCCACTAGATGAGCAGATCAAGCTTGATGGTCTGGAGCAGCTGGCGGATGAAATCAAGCGCGCTGAGCTGCCGCCCATGGACAAAGAGTTGGATGCCTGGAATGGCAAGGACGAGCCCTCAGCGCCAGATGTTTATCATACAGATGACAAGAAGCTGTCGGCTCAGCACATGGAGGACAACAGTGCGCAGCTGAATGAGTACAAGGATTTCAAGGAGCTGCCCAAGCGTGATCATAATCATAAAATGTATGATGATGATAGTCAGCTTGTCTCGCATAGGCAGCAAGCGCAGCTGAAGCCTGCGGCACAGGAGCGTTTGGATGAAAGCAATGAGCGCAGCTATAATGAGCGCGAACCGGAGCTTGTGCGTCAAAAGAAAGAGGAGCACAAACTGTCCAGGCAGCTGGAGGAGCTAGAGGAGACGCTGCCactaaatgcagcagcaacagcggcgcCGCTGCAAGGCGCTGCCAACGATGAGCGCGAGTCGGAGCCACAGCCCTTggcatacaacaacaacaatgaaggCGACAG TTTCATAGCAAGCAATGTGCGCGATCCGCCGCGTTATTTTATACAAACGCCCGAGGGCAGCATAAGCAGCATTAACCAACAGGGATTGTCCAGATTGCGCTTGGATAAAGCACAAAGTGAGCTGTTGAATCAGCTAAGCagcgaggagcagcagcagcagctgcaacgctACAAGCGCGGCAGCCACAAAACCGACGATGCGCCAGCA AACACAGATGAAAGCTATATGAAGAAACTAATGGACTCATTTCCACGCGATCAGGGCAGTCAAAGTGAGATGAACATTGCTTTACGCTTAGCGGATTCGACGCACTTGCGCTTTAAACgttgttaa
- the LOC108606155 gene encoding KIF-binding protein, translating into MSSLPKEVLSDYKELYEKANKLVEDESRSDPPTDPFRSHYKAREVLAGLKKQLEDQLINVQAGDADGSDDELHCKAMLAFICRDMGRIYVYTEELHDGEQMLKRCLELMLPHKLRGECIIAFLGAVNEMSLVLGSRQEYKLAAELLQQADKTYEEFKASGAVALGLADLFSPPEKPELAEGQKELEHAYTLCCFYLAQTHGHLGEPEKSAQYCHRTLHRQLQFQSFDAIDFALNTATLSQYYIGEERFKEARHHLAAATLIMAEHEVKMLKPEMTEQQREDATETFKHRYADVARCWAKYGLCLLQTSKERLLRDDDEQAQHLAQAAKRLTLNEQDYRFAGLDLTACENRISCDYCLTFDDAKLVFHFVNEWLDQAKQYYKAETEATEFAKIMQDYAEAYEHIAFFEELPENQAKMQKRRAKYLEDLLALLEPAFYLKICRECWYGAGTAHAAVLDVRLDIIKANNTPTPDEIKKVNQSCLKAIKHFESYVKSYIVDPVNEPEKWRSNMDTEELRTMLYAHFHIGRLYYKLISVQPAQQLEQLNKCLLYYKRFNDACAEHKTASEPLHGEIGVVREMLQLLPLKINTVKARLNAA; encoded by the coding sequence atGAGCAGCTTACCCAAAGAAGTGCTAAGCGACTACAAGGAGCTTTATGAAAAAGCCAACAAGCTAGTCGAAGATGAAAGTCGCAGTGATCCACCAACCGATCCCTTTCGCTCACACTACAAAGCGCGCGAGGTGTTAGCCGGTTTAAAAAAGCAGCTAGAGGATCAACTGATCAACGTGCAAGCTGGCGACGCAGATGGCAGCGACGATGAGCTACACTGTAAGGCAATGCTAGCGTTCATATGCCGCGACATGGGACGCATCTATGTTTACACCGAGGAGCTGCACGACGGCGAGCAGATGCTTAAACGTTGCCTGGAACTAATGTTGCCACATAAGCTTCGTGGCGAGTGCATCATAGCCTTTCTGGGTGCAGTCAATGAGATGAGCTTAGTGCTGGGCTCTAGGCAGGAGTACAAGCTTGCCgccgagctgctgcagcaagcaGACAAAACCTATGAGGAGTTCAAAGCTAGCGGTGCGGTGGCGCTAGGCTTGGCGGATTTGTTTAGTCCACCAGAAAAGCCAGAGCTAGCAGAAGGACAAAAGGAGCTGGAACATGCCTATACCCTATGCTGTTTCTATTTGGCGCAAACCCATGGTCATCTGGGTGAGCCGGAAAAGTCGGCGCAGTACTGTCATCGCACTTTGCATCGTCAGCTGCAATTTCAGAGCTTCGATGCAATAGACTTTGCGCTAAACACAGCCACATTATCCCAGTACTACATAGGAGAGGAGCGTTTCAAGGAAGCGCGTCATCACCTGGCGGCTGCTACACTTATTATGGCGGAGCATGAGGTTAAGATGCTGAAGCCGGAAATGACAGAGCAGCAACGTGAGGATGCAACGGAAACTTTCAAGCATCGCTATGCGGATGTGGCACGCTGTTGGGCAAAGTATGGACTGTGTCTGCTGCAGACATCCAAGGAGCGGCTGCTGcgcgatgatgatgagcaggCGCAGCACTTGGCGCAGGCAGCCAAGCGCCTAACACTGAATGAGCAGGATTATCGTTTTGCCGGCTTGGATTTAACAGCTTGCGAAAATCGCATTAGCTGCGACTATTGCTTGACCTTTGACGATGCCAAGCTGGTGTTTCACTTTGTCAACGAGTGGCTGGATCAGGCTAAGCAGTACTACAAGGCCGAAACGGAAGCTACTGAGTTTGCCAAAATTATGCAAGACTATGCCGAAGCCTATGAGCATATTGCTTTCTTTGAGGAACTGCCCGAGAATCaagccaaaatgcaaaagcgtCGTGCTAAATATTTGGAGGATCTGCTGGCCCTGCTAGAGCCTGCTTTCTATTTGAAAATCTGTCGTGAATGCTGGTACGGCGCTGGCACTGCACATGCCGCAGTGCTGGACGTGCGTCTAGACATTATCAAAGCCAACAACACACCCACACCGGATGAGATTAAAAAGGTTAATCAAAGCTGCCTGAAGGCTATTAAGCATTTTGAAAGCTACGTCAAATCGTATATAGTAGATCCAGTCAACGAACCCGAAAAATGGCGCAGCAATATGGACACGGAGGAACTACGCACCATGCTCTATGCTCACTTTCATATAGGCAGACTCTACTATAAGCTAATCAGCGTGCAGCCAGCgcagcaactggagcagctCAACAAATGCCTGCTCTACTACAAGCGCTTCAATGACGCATGTGCGGAGCATAAGACGGCGTCCGAGCCACTGCACGGCGAGATTGGCGTAGTGCGAGAGATGCTGCAGCTACTGCCACTTAAGATTAATACCGTTAAGGCGCGCTTGAACGCGGCCTAA